In Taeniopygia guttata chromosome 34, bTaeGut7.mat, whole genome shotgun sequence, the DNA window aggttctcccagtgtccccagtttgagctctcccagtgtccccagtgtccccagtgtccccgcgGGGGCGGGCTGGCACCGCTGGCATTTCCTCGCCGCCCCCGGGTGGCACGTGTGGcactgggggggtgggggggtgacACGCGTGTCCCCCTTTGTCACACGcgtgtcccctccatgtcccctccgtgtcccttcaggtgtcccccccgtgtccccctcaATCTGTCCCTTGtgtcccccccggtgtcccctcccgtgtccccctCGTGTCCCCCCCAATCTGTCCCtcgtgtccccccatgtccctcccgtgtcccccTTTGTCACCCGCGTGTCCCCCCtcgtgtcccccccgtgtcccccccaaTCTGTCCCTCATGTCCCCACTCGTGTCCCCCCAATCTGTCCCTcatgtcccccccatgtcccctcccgtgtccccctTTGTCACCCGCGTgtccccccccgtgtccccccccaATCTGTCCCTCATGTCCCCACTCGTGTCCCCCTCGTGtccccccccatgtcccccatgtcccctcccgtgtccccccctcgtgtccccccatgtccctccaGTGTCCCCGGGGTCCGTCccggtcccgggggggtcccgggtgggtttggggacccccgtgtccccccccgtgtccccctgtgtccctccccgtgtccccccatgtccccgtcCTTGTCCCCcgcgtgtccccccgtgtccccccgtgtccctcccgtgtccccGGGGTCCGTCccggtcccgggggggtcccgggtgggtttggggacccccgtgtccccccatgtccccccatgtccccccgtgtccccctttGTCACCCGCGTGTCCCCACTCGTGTCCCCCCCttgtcccccccgtgtccctccgGTGTCCCCGGGGTCCGTCccggtcccgggggggtcccgggtgggtttggggacccctgtgtccccccgtgtccccctttGTCCCCCTCGTGTCCCccccccgtgtccgtgtcccctcccgtgtccccccggTCCGTCATTGTCCCCGAGGGGGGCGTGGCCTGTGCCCCATGGCCCCGCCCACCAGCGCGCCGGCCACGCCCCTTCCTATTGGCGGGAAAGGGGGTGGGTCCATGATTTGATTGACAGCGCGGCGGTCCaatgggaagggaggaaagaggCCACGCCCCTTCCGCGGGACCGCGCGCGGCGGCGCCGGAACCGCAAAACCGAaaccgggaccccaaaaccgaaaccgggaccccaaaaccgaaaccgggacccccaaaatcggCCCCGGGaaccccctgagaccccccagaACCGGCCCCGGTACCTCCCGGAACCGAaaccgggaccccaaaaccggccccgggaccccaaaccgaaaccgggaccccaaaaccggccccgggaccccaaaaccgaacccgggaccccaaaaccgaaaccgggaccccaaaaccgaacccgggaccccaaaaccgaACCCGGGAACCCCAGAACCGgacccgggaaccccaaaaccgaAACCGGGAACCCAAACcggccccgggaccccaaaaccggccCCGGGAACCCAAACCGGCCCCGGGAACCACCTGAGACCCCCCCAGAACCGGCCCCGGTACCTCCCGGAACCGGCCCCGGGACCCCAGAACCGaaaccgggacccccaaaccggCCCCGGGACACCGGAACCGGGTCCCGGAAccggccccgggacccccaaaccggCCCCGCCATGGACCCGGAACCGGAGCCGAATCCCGGAGCCGCCACCGACCCGGCCCCGGTaccggcggggaagcggcggcGCTTCACGGTCCGGCAGGAGGGGCCCGACGAACCcccggtaccggtaccgggAAACGGGGAGGGAAcggcaccgggaacgggaccgggaacGAGACCGGGAACCGAACGGGGagggaacgggaccgggaacgggaccgggaacCGAACGGGAaccgggaacgggaccgggaaccgaaccgggaccgggaacgggaccgggaacGAGACCGGGAACCGAACGGGGagggaacgggaccgggaacgggaccgggaacCGAACGGGAaccgggaacgggaccgggaaccgaaccgggaccgggaacgggaccgggaacCGCGCGGTGACACCGGGGACCgaaccgggaccgggaacgggacTAGGAACGGGACCGGGAACGGCACCGGGGACCGAACGgggaccgggaacgggaccgggaacCGAACGGGGACCGAACCGGGACtgggaacgggaccgggaccgggaccgggaccgggagaGGTCGGGGGGGGCggccccggtgtcccggtgtgaCCGGAAGTGTCCCGGTGTGACCGGaagtgtcccggtgtccccaacaGGTCCCGTCGCTGTTCAGAGCCTCGGCCGCGCCCCCCCCGGGCCCGGTACCGGTGCCGGTTCCGGTTCTGGTCCCGCCCGGTCCCGGTTCTTACGCTGAGTTTGTGGTGCGGGGCTCGGGGGGCACCGGGAAGGACCGGGACCGGAAtcggaaccgggaccgggatcaGAACCGGGACCGAGATCAGAACCGGGACCGGGAGCCGAACCGGGACCGGAATCCCGGACCCACCGGAACCGGCCACTCAGGACCCCTCCTGACCCCCGGGGACCAGAACCGGGACCGGAACCGGGATCAGAACCAGAACCGGGATCAGAACcagaaccgggaccgggaccgggatccaAACcaggaccgggaccgggatccgAACCGGGACCGGAACCGGGATCCGAACCAGGACCGGGATCAGAACCGGGGTCCGAACCGGGATcagaaccgggaccgggatcaAACCcagaaccgggaccgggatcccgGACCCACCGGAACCGGCCACTCAGGACCCCTCGTGACCCCCGGGGACCGGAACCGGGATCAGAACCGGGAGCAGAACCGGGACCAGAACCGGGATCAGAACCAGAACCGGGAGCAgaaccgggaccgggagcagaaccgggaccgggaccagaaccgggaccgggatcaGGAGCAgaaccgggaccgggagcagaaccgggaccgggaccagAACCGGGACTGGGACCAGGAGCAgaaccgggaccgggagcagAACCGGGATCCGAACCGGGACCAGGATCAGAACCAGGACCGGGACTGGGAGCAGAACCGGGATCtgaaccgggaccgggaccagaaccgggaccgggaccgggatcagAACCGGAaccgggatcgggaccgggaaCAGAACCGGGACCAGAACCGGGACcagaaccgggaccgggacccgCTGGGTCCGCTCCCGGTGCTCCGGCCGGGCACGCGCAGCAGCAGCATCGTCGTCAGCCCGCGCCAGGTGGGCGGGGCCATGTCGCGACATGGCGGGCGTGTCCCGGGCTCATATCGCGACATGGGGGGCGTGTCCCTTGTCACACGGGGGGCGTGTCCCAGCTCATATCGCGACACGGGGGCGTGTCCATTGTCACACGGGGGGCGTGTCCCGGCCTCATATCGCGACATGGGGGCGTGTCCCTTGTCACACGGGGGGTGTGTCCCGACCTCATATCGCGACATGGGGGGCGTGTCCCTTGTCACGGGGGGCGTGTCCCAGGCTGATATCGCGACACGGGGGCGTGTCCCTTGTCACACGGGGGGCGTGTCCCGGTCTCATATCGCGACATGGGGCGTGTCCCGGGCTGATATCGCGACACGGGGGGCGTGTCCCTTTTCACGGGGGGCGTGTCCCGGGCTCATATCGCGACACGGGGGGCGTGTCCCGGGCTCATATCGCGACACGGGGGGCGTGTCCCTTGTCACACGGGGGCGTGTCCCGGGCTCATGTCGCGACACGGGGGTGTGTCCCAACTCATATCGCGACATGGGGGCGTGTCCCTTGTCACACGGGGGGCGTGTCCCGGTCTCATATCGCGACATGGGGGCGTGTCCCGGGCTGATATCGCGACACGGGGGGCGTGTCCCGGGCTGATATCGCGACACGGGGGGCGTGTCCCGGGCTCATATCGCGACATGGGGGCGTGTCCCGGGCTCATGTCGCGACATGCCCCTCCCCCAGCGCGGCAACCCGGTGCTGCGCTTCATCCGCAGCGTCCCGTGGCACTTCGGTGACGTCGTCCCCGACTACGTCCTCGGGGCCACCGCCTGCGCCCTGTTCCtcaggtgagtgcccaggtgtgccccaggtgtgcccaggtgtgcccaggtgtgcccaggtgtgcccaggtacccccaggaacccccaggtgtgctccaggtgtgcccaggtgtgcccaggtgtgcccaggtgtgtccaaaatatcccccaggtgtgccccaggtgtgcccaggtgtgcccaggtgtgtccccaggtgtgcccaggtgtgcccaggtgtgccccaggtgtgcccaggtgtgctcaggtgtgccccaggtgtccccagctgtgcccaggtgtgcccaggtgtccccaggtgtgcccaggtgtgcccaggtgtatctcaggtgtgcccaggtgtccccaggtgtccccaggtgtgtccccaggtgtgcccaggtacccccaggtgtgcccaggtgtccccaggtgtgccccaggtgtgtcccaggtgtgccccaggtgtccccagctgtccccaggtgtgtcccaggtacccccaggtgtgccccaggtgtgcccaaaatatcccccaggtgtgcccaggtgtgcccaggtacccccaggtgtgtcctaggtgtgtcccaggtgtcacCAGCtatcccaggctgtccccaaggtgtccccagctgtccccaggtgtccccaggtgtgtccccaggtacccccaggtgtgcccaggtgtgtccccagctgtgcccaggtgtgtccccaggtgtgtcccagctgtccccagctgtcctcaggtgtgtcccagctgtgccccaggtgtgccccaggtgtgcccagctgtgccccaggtacccc includes these proteins:
- the ERCC1 gene encoding DNA excision repair protein ERCC-1, with product MDPEPEPNPGAATDPAPVPAGKRRRFTVRQEGPDEPPVPSLFRASAAPPPGPVPVPVPVLVPPGPGSYAEFVVRGSGGTGKDRDRNRNRDRDQNRDRDQNRDREPNRDRNPGPTGTGHSGPLLTPGDQNRDRNRDQNQNRDQNQNRDRDRDPNQDRDRDPNRDRNRDPNQDRDQNRGPNRDQNRDRDQTQNRDRDPGPTGTGHSGPLNRDRDQEQNRDREQNRDRDQNRDWDQEQNRDREQNRDPNRDQDQNQDRDWEQNRDLNRDRDQNRDRDRDQNRNRDRDREQNRDQNRDQNRDRDPLGPLPVLRPGTRSSSIVVSPRQRGNPVLRFIRSVPWHFGDVVPDYVLGATACALFLRCHLSRASLRYHQLHPGYIHERLRELGRSFGLQVLLLQVDVVLLLQVDVRDPQRSLQDLAKVCLLTDCTLLLAWSAEEAGRYLETFKSYEQKPPDLLRERVEPDFLSRVTDCLTSVRAVNRTDALSLMGTFGSVAAVAAASPQELSLCPGVGPQKAKRLFDVLHEPFLKSPR